Proteins from a genomic interval of Alteromonas macleodii ATCC 27126:
- the lpxC gene encoding UDP-3-O-acyl-N-acetylglucosamine deacetylase, with amino-acid sequence MIRQRTIKQSVQETGIGLHKGEKVTMTLRPAPANTGIVFRRVDLEPHVDIPSRANAVGNTMLCTCLNNEDGVTIQTVEHLASALAGLGIDNIIVEVDSNELPIMDGSASPFVFLLQSAGIEELNAPKQFIRIKKPVRVEDGDKWAELVPYDGFRVDFQIDFDHPVISQTRQHMVMDFDSCSYVNEVSRARTFGFMRDLEYMNANNLALGGSMENAVALDEFRVLNPEGLRYDDEFLKHKILDAIGDLYLGGHSLIGELRAYKTGHGLNNKLLNAVLAQKECWEFVTYDSQETAPIRYAQPALA; translated from the coding sequence ATGATTAGACAACGTACAATCAAGCAATCGGTACAAGAGACCGGAATTGGGCTTCATAAAGGGGAAAAGGTCACAATGACTCTCCGACCTGCGCCAGCAAACACGGGTATCGTGTTTAGGCGTGTTGACCTTGAACCACATGTTGACATACCTTCGCGTGCGAACGCGGTAGGTAATACCATGCTGTGTACGTGCCTGAATAACGAAGACGGTGTGACTATCCAAACGGTAGAACACTTAGCGTCTGCGCTTGCAGGTTTAGGTATCGACAATATTATTGTTGAAGTAGACAGTAACGAGCTGCCAATTATGGACGGAAGTGCTAGCCCGTTCGTATTCTTACTTCAATCTGCCGGTATCGAAGAGCTAAACGCGCCTAAGCAATTTATTCGTATTAAAAAGCCAGTTCGTGTAGAAGATGGCGATAAGTGGGCCGAATTAGTGCCTTATGACGGTTTCCGCGTTGATTTCCAAATTGACTTTGATCATCCTGTGATCAGTCAAACTCGTCAGCATATGGTGATGGATTTTGATTCATGCTCGTATGTGAACGAAGTAAGTCGTGCGCGTACCTTTGGCTTTATGCGTGACTTAGAGTACATGAATGCTAACAACCTAGCGTTGGGTGGCAGCATGGAAAACGCGGTGGCGCTAGACGAATTCCGCGTGCTTAATCCTGAAGGGCTACGTTACGACGATGAATTCTTAAAGCACAAGATTTTGGATGCTATTGGTGACTTGTACCTTGGCGGCCACAGTCTAATTGGTGAATTGCGTGCGTACAAAACAGGCCATGGTCTGAATAACAAGCTATTAAATGCAGTACTTGCGCAAAAAGAGTGTTGGGAGTTCGTGACCTACGACTCGCAGGAAACAGCACCAATTCGTTATGCTCAGCCCGCATTAGCGTAA
- a CDS encoding M23 family metallopeptidase — translation MKLTITLAGKNKRYRHSISVRTLVSATVLSSIFMLVSSRSTESVSEDIARVRLAQTEVNERQKDVEALKQQTTVKLQALLSHVAELSAQATLLDEKGKQIATELGMSAADLDAFVPVSIPDNLQDDPILHEIAKLEQSLDLKSQQLSMLESLVRGHHIHEQSQLSGRPIESGWLSSYYGMRADPFTGEPTMHKGLDFAGKAGENVVATAAGIVTWAGDRYGYGQLVEIDHGDGFVTRYGHNDTLTVSIGDVVTKGEPIAKMGNTGRSTGVHVHYEVIRNGKQVDPLPFVYKK, via the coding sequence ATGAAACTAACAATTACACTCGCTGGTAAAAATAAACGCTATAGGCACAGTATTAGTGTCCGTACGCTTGTGAGCGCAACCGTGCTCTCGTCTATTTTTATGCTAGTGTCGAGCCGTTCAACAGAATCGGTATCAGAAGATATTGCACGAGTTCGTTTGGCGCAGACTGAAGTCAACGAACGACAAAAAGACGTTGAAGCGTTAAAACAGCAAACAACGGTCAAATTACAAGCTTTGCTTTCTCACGTCGCAGAGTTATCTGCGCAGGCTACATTGCTGGACGAGAAAGGTAAGCAAATCGCAACAGAATTAGGTATGTCAGCGGCTGACCTGGACGCTTTCGTACCGGTATCGATACCGGATAACCTTCAAGATGATCCCATCCTTCACGAAATAGCCAAACTAGAGCAATCACTCGATTTGAAGTCTCAACAGTTGTCTATGCTTGAAAGTTTGGTCAGGGGTCACCATATCCACGAACAGAGCCAATTATCTGGTCGTCCGATAGAGTCAGGGTGGTTGTCTTCTTATTATGGTATGCGGGCCGACCCGTTTACCGGCGAACCAACTATGCACAAAGGGCTAGATTTCGCTGGTAAGGCAGGGGAAAACGTAGTGGCAACTGCTGCAGGTATTGTGACCTGGGCGGGTGATCGCTACGGCTATGGCCAACTTGTAGAAATTGATCACGGTGATGGTTTTGTTACCCGCTATGGGCATAACGACACCCTTACTGTCTCAATAGGCGACGTGGTAACCAAAGGGGAACCTATCGCTAAAATGGGCAATACGGGGCGCTCAACTGGCGTTCATGTTCACTACGAAGTAATAAGAAACGGAAAACAAGTCGATC